From Candidatus Manganitrophus morganii, the proteins below share one genomic window:
- a CDS encoding TolC family protein, which yields MKRLLLSSILLIGAIVIPMVTSAAEEATPTLRLEEVLQEVIQRNPQVRAAERGARAAEARIPQARALEDPQFGVMQWSIPSNFNLFDADETWYTLSQNFPFFGKRALRGDIAKLETSMASEESRAVRLKIVKEAKQAYYDFFFTHKALDIHHKQVVLARRFSIIAQEKFAVGEVGQQDVIRAQVELLDLSNALVTSEQDRNVAAARLNALLDRLPDASLGVPETPTIPAVEPELEMLQREAEAARPEIQMQALAIRRGEESVALAERDLFPDVVAEVGYWDVHDGSNRWMASIKINLPWMNKKKYDARIRENEAEQSRAEADRQAALNETQFRIKDLFVRFQTAKRLATLYQQGILPLAEQSLEAAAVGYEAKKNDFLTLIDAQENIKRLELTYFRTLAEIWKRLAELEEMTGKMF from the coding sequence ATGAAACGACTCCTCTTGTCCTCCATTTTATTAATTGGCGCGATTGTCATTCCGATGGTCACATCTGCCGCCGAAGAAGCAACTCCAACCTTGCGCTTGGAAGAAGTGCTTCAGGAGGTCATCCAACGGAATCCGCAGGTCCGCGCGGCCGAGCGGGGGGCGCGCGCCGCAGAAGCGCGGATCCCGCAGGCGCGCGCCTTGGAGGATCCCCAGTTCGGGGTGATGCAATGGTCGATCCCTTCCAACTTCAATCTCTTCGATGCCGATGAAACCTGGTATACCCTCTCCCAAAACTTTCCCTTCTTTGGGAAGAGAGCGCTCCGCGGCGATATCGCCAAGCTCGAAACCAGCATGGCGAGTGAAGAGTCCCGTGCGGTTCGTTTGAAAATCGTCAAAGAGGCGAAGCAAGCTTATTATGATTTCTTCTTCACGCATAAGGCGCTCGACATTCACCACAAACAGGTGGTGCTGGCGCGACGATTCTCTATCATCGCCCAGGAGAAATTTGCCGTCGGGGAGGTCGGCCAGCAAGATGTGATCCGCGCCCAGGTCGAGCTGCTTGACCTCTCCAACGCATTGGTGACGTCGGAGCAGGATCGGAACGTTGCGGCGGCGCGGCTCAATGCGCTCCTCGATCGCCTTCCCGATGCCTCTCTAGGCGTCCCCGAAACGCCGACGATTCCGGCCGTTGAGCCGGAATTAGAGATGCTGCAGCGTGAAGCCGAAGCGGCCCGGCCCGAAATCCAGATGCAGGCGCTGGCGATCCGACGCGGGGAAGAATCGGTCGCGCTGGCCGAGCGAGATCTCTTTCCCGATGTCGTGGCAGAAGTCGGGTATTGGGATGTCCACGACGGCTCGAATCGTTGGATGGCCTCCATCAAGATTAACCTCCCCTGGATGAATAAGAAGAAATATGATGCACGCATTCGAGAAAATGAGGCGGAGCAGTCGCGCGCTGAAGCCGACCGCCAGGCCGCCCTCAATGAGACCCAATTTCGCATTAAAGACCTCTTTGTCCGTTTCCAGACGGCCAAGCGCCTTGCCACGCTTTACCAACAGGGAATCCTGCCGCTGGCCGAGCAATCGTTAGAAGCGGCCGCCGTCGGATATGAAGCGAAGAAGAATGATTTCCTCACACTGATTGATGCGCAAGAGAACATCAAGAGATTGGAACTGACTTATTTTCGGACACTGGCGGAGATTTGGAAGCGTCTCGCCGAACTGGAAGAGATGACGGGAAAAATGTTTTAA
- a CDS encoding efflux RND transporter periplasmic adaptor subunit has translation MKIFRKARRGTTLAVLLLTLSVIGFYMTQNRAMGDTKADAPMNEQDGTPDGMEEMAMDIDETGRTTAMLTPEKKQRIGVKVAEVQEREIEKVIRAAGRVAYDERKLARINLRVDGWIQDLFVNFTGQEVKKGEPLLTLYSPDLLSTQQEYLLAKRGWERLGASPIAEVRETGGALLASVRRRLLLFGITERQIQELEERGEPQTAITITSPINGVVTHREGVQGMRVTPEATLYEIADLSTVWVIAEVYESDLSFVKEGQEAAMTVAAYPGEIFHGKVAYIDPFLNPQTRTVRVRLELPNPGLKLKPEMFSQVDLRSRLGRGLLVPESAVLDAGLRQIVFVDQGMEMYAPKEVKARRIDGSYLIQEGLNPGERIITSANFLIDSESKLMASANMMGALGMAGIRMEQAEMGEMKMDGMEVQPEGEQTLSGPQKKKKGDLTLILATKPSPPIDGENLLHLVVTDAAGKPIENAKVVFSYTMPMPGMKAAKIPALFKNGQYEGKAKFGMAGTWEVTALMTVPGKPEVQETFTLEAGGEMEGMEGMPGM, from the coding sequence ATGAAAATCTTTCGAAAAGCTCGAAGGGGAACCACATTGGCTGTTTTGCTTCTGACCCTCTCGGTCATTGGTTTCTACATGACGCAGAATCGCGCCATGGGGGATACAAAAGCGGACGCGCCAATGAACGAGCAGGATGGGACACCCGATGGCATGGAAGAGATGGCGATGGATATCGATGAGACCGGCCGGACGACGGCGATGCTGACCCCGGAGAAAAAACAACGGATCGGGGTCAAAGTGGCCGAGGTTCAGGAAAGAGAGATCGAGAAGGTGATCCGGGCCGCTGGACGGGTTGCCTATGATGAGCGAAAGCTCGCTCGAATCAACCTGAGGGTAGACGGCTGGATTCAGGATCTCTTCGTCAATTTCACCGGTCAAGAGGTGAAAAAGGGAGAGCCGCTTCTCACCCTCTACTCTCCCGATCTCCTCTCCACCCAGCAGGAGTACCTGCTGGCGAAGCGGGGTTGGGAGAGGCTGGGGGCCAGTCCGATCGCCGAGGTGCGGGAGACCGGAGGCGCGCTTCTCGCCTCAGTGCGAAGAAGACTTCTTTTGTTCGGGATTACCGAAAGGCAGATTCAGGAACTGGAGGAGCGGGGAGAGCCGCAGACGGCGATCACGATCACCTCCCCGATCAACGGTGTCGTCACCCATAGAGAGGGGGTCCAAGGGATGCGGGTCACACCGGAGGCGACCCTCTATGAAATTGCCGACCTCTCGACCGTCTGGGTGATTGCTGAAGTCTATGAGTCCGATCTTTCATTTGTAAAAGAAGGGCAAGAGGCCGCCATGACCGTGGCCGCCTATCCCGGCGAGATCTTTCACGGAAAGGTGGCCTATATCGATCCGTTTCTCAACCCTCAGACCCGGACCGTCCGGGTACGGCTGGAGCTTCCGAATCCGGGGCTCAAGCTCAAACCGGAGATGTTTTCTCAGGTCGATCTGAGATCCCGTCTCGGGAGGGGACTTCTGGTCCCCGAATCGGCCGTTCTCGACGCAGGTCTGCGCCAGATCGTCTTCGTCGATCAAGGGATGGAGATGTACGCGCCGAAGGAGGTCAAGGCGCGTCGGATCGACGGGTCCTACCTCATCCAAGAAGGGCTGAACCCCGGAGAGCGGATCATCACCTCGGCCAACTTTCTGATCGACTCGGAGAGCAAGCTGATGGCGTCGGCCAACATGATGGGAGCGCTCGGTATGGCCGGCATCCGGATGGAGCAGGCCGAAATGGGTGAAATGAAGATGGATGGGATGGAAGTGCAACCTGAGGGAGAGCAGACCCTTTCTGGTCCCCAGAAGAAAAAGAAAGGAGATCTGACCTTGATCCTCGCTACGAAACCCTCTCCCCCCATCGATGGAGAGAACCTTCTTCATCTCGTCGTAACCGATGCGGCAGGAAAACCGATCGAAAATGCGAAGGTCGTCTTCTCCTACACCATGCCGATGCCGGGAATGAAGGCCGCCAAGATTCCCGCCTTGTTTAAGAACGGACAATACGAAGGCAAAGCCAAATTCGGGATGGCCGGAACGTGGGAGGTGACCGCATTGATGACCGTTCCTGGCAAGCCGGAAGTCCAGGAGACATTCACCCTGGAGGCCGGCGGCGAAATGGAAGGGATGGAAGGAATGCCGGGGATGTAG